A section of the Campylobacter porcelli genome encodes:
- the nuoK gene encoding NADH-quinone oxidoreductase subunit NuoK: MVENYIFVAILLFVIGICGVILRKNIFTIFMSIELMLNAVALLFAIFARVNLNLDGQVIVMLVIAIAAAEASFGLALITLLHKSKQTLNIDSFKELKDGNAS; this comes from the coding sequence ATGGTTGAGAACTATATATTTGTAGCGATTTTGCTCTTTGTGATTGGGATTTGCGGTGTTATTTTGCGTAAGAATATCTTTACTATTTTTATGTCTATTGAGCTGATGTTAAATGCTGTTGCTTTGCTTTTTGCGATATTTGCTAGGGTTAATTTAAATTTAGATGGTCAAGTCATCGTAATGCTAGTTATCGCTATAGCCGCAGCTGAGGCTAGCTTTGGTCTAGCGCTCATTACGCTATTGCATAAGTCTAAACAGACTCTAAATATAGATAGCTTTAAAGAGTTAAAGGATGGTAATGCTAGTTAA
- a CDS encoding NADH-quinone oxidoreductase subunit J, whose amino-acid sequence MENFLFINFSFLAILGALGLISFKAPIHGALSMIVSLVAIAGLYLLLYAKTLFLIQIVVYAGAIMVLSVFVMMFFNIKSDSLWAKFSFIQMLQVALPLVVFGFLAYWLSLMPSSFEIVPDGFGDIALLGKYLFFNWGFSFEMISLLLTAALVGVVAILKGKNNG is encoded by the coding sequence ATGGAGAATTTTTTGTTTATTAACTTCTCATTTTTAGCTATTTTAGGAGCTTTGGGGCTAATTAGCTTTAAAGCGCCAATCCATGGGGCATTATCTATGATTGTCTCTCTTGTGGCTATAGCTGGGTTATATCTTTTATTATATGCTAAAACTCTATTTTTAATCCAAATAGTAGTATATGCTGGGGCGATTATGGTTTTATCGGTATTTGTGATGATGTTTTTTAATATAAAATCTGATAGTTTATGGGCTAAATTTAGCTTTATTCAAATGCTCCAAGTCGCTTTGCCATTAGTTGTTTTTGGCTTTTTGGCTTACTGGCTTTCGTTAATGCCTAGTAGCTTTGAGATTGTGCCTGATGGGTTTGGGGATATTGCTCTACTTGGAAAATATCTATTTTTTAACTGGGGATTTAGTTTTGAGATGATTTCGCTACTTTTAACTGCTGCTTTAGTGGGGGTTGTGGCGATTTTAAAAGGCAAAAATAATGGTTGA
- the nuoL gene encoding NADH-quinone oxidoreductase subunit L, whose translation MLVNIVILAPIIGSFLLGILYLSRRVLGLSQGFFAFLGMAGPVVSFVAMALLFANSYGNSLNLELFNWLDIAGFSINVGFYLDSLSLVMAIFVAFLGMLIHFYSIGYMDGDEGFGKFFCYMNLFLASMLILVLANNPILMFVGWEGVGVCSYLLIAFYFNDKDNVKAGNKAFILNRIGDFGFLIGLIALYLASSGVKFDYIGLNEVSFSPSVAIFIAFCFIAGALAKSAQIPLYTWLPDAMAGPTPISALIHAATMVTAGVYMVVRFEFLFAGLSLPVEVLAGIGAAGALFAGIIATKATDIKKILAYSTMSQLGYMFAALSYSSGAAMYHLFTHGFFKALLFLSAGAIIIALHHEQNIFKMGNLKDNKSLYYPMLFGMLAISGIFPFAGFFSKDAIILGALLSGHYTIFAILLFTAGLTAYYCFRLFFLVFYSQNPAPKQHKVPFSMLGVNYILCLFALGGGFMAIFLDINHPTLMVEIIAGVVSMVVSAIGIFIAYKKFYNYKNCEEKMGKFESIVANKFYIDEIYDFVFVENLKRISCFLRKIVDDKILYPLVELSALAFRAFSQIYARYTQSGLASSYAFYMLFFICVIIIFSKAIL comes from the coding sequence ATGCTAGTTAATATCGTAATTTTAGCACCAATTATCGGTAGTTTTTTGCTTGGAATTTTATATCTTTCTAGAAGAGTTCTTGGCTTATCTCAAGGGTTTTTTGCCTTTTTGGGTATGGCTGGACCTGTAGTTAGCTTTGTAGCTATGGCTTTATTGTTTGCTAATAGCTATGGAAATAGCCTAAATTTAGAGCTATTTAACTGGCTAGATATTGCTGGATTTAGCATAAATGTGGGATTTTACCTTGATAGCCTTAGCCTTGTGATGGCGATATTTGTAGCATTTTTGGGTATGCTTATCCATTTTTATTCTATAGGATATATGGATGGCGATGAGGGCTTTGGTAAGTTTTTTTGTTATATGAATTTATTCTTAGCTTCAATGCTGATTTTGGTTTTGGCTAATAATCCTATTTTAATGTTTGTTGGCTGGGAGGGTGTGGGCGTATGCTCATATCTATTAATCGCCTTTTATTTTAATGATAAAGATAATGTAAAAGCTGGTAATAAAGCCTTTATCTTAAATAGAATTGGTGATTTTGGCTTTTTGATTGGGCTTATTGCTTTATATCTTGCTAGTAGTGGGGTTAAATTTGATTATATTGGCTTAAATGAAGTTAGCTTTAGCCCTAGTGTGGCGATATTTATCGCATTTTGTTTTATCGCTGGAGCTTTGGCTAAATCGGCTCAAATTCCGCTATACACTTGGCTACCTGATGCGATGGCTGGTCCAACGCCGATTTCAGCCCTAATCCACGCTGCGACTATGGTTACAGCTGGGGTTTATATGGTGGTTAGGTTTGAGTTTTTATTTGCTGGGCTTAGTTTGCCAGTGGAGGTTTTAGCAGGGATTGGTGCGGCTGGAGCGTTGTTTGCTGGGATTATTGCGACAAAGGCTACTGATATTAAAAAGATTTTAGCCTACTCTACAATGAGCCAATTAGGATATATGTTTGCCGCACTTAGCTATAGCTCTGGGGCTGCTATGTATCATCTATTTACCCATGGATTTTTTAAAGCACTTTTATTTTTGAGTGCTGGAGCTATAATCATAGCACTTCATCATGAGCAAAATATCTTTAAAATGGGGAATTTAAAGGATAATAAATCTCTATATTACCCAATGCTATTTGGTATGCTTGCAATTAGCGGGATATTTCCTTTTGCTGGATTTTTCTCTAAAGATGCTATTATCCTTGGGGCGTTGCTCTCAGGGCATTATACGATATTTGCCATCTTGCTATTTACCGCAGGTCTTACGGCATATTATTGCTTTAGGCTATTTTTCTTAGTATTTTACTCACAAAATCCAGCACCAAAACAGCATAAGGTGCCATTTAGTATGCTTGGGGTGAATTATATACTTTGTTTATTTGCTTTAGGTGGTGGATTTATGGCTATATTTTTAGATATTAATCATCCGACTTTGATGGTGGAGATCATCGCTGGAGTGGTGAGTATGGTGGTATCTGCTATTGGTATTTTCATCGCTTATAAGAAATTTTATAACTACAAAAACTGCGAGGAGAAAATGGGTAAATTTGAGAGTATCGTAGCAAATAAATTCTACATAGATGAGATATATGATTTTGTTTTTGTAGAAAATTTAAAACGAATTAGCTGCTTTTTACGCAAGATTGTAGATGATAAAATTTTATATCCGCTTGTTGAGCTTAGTGCTTTAGCATTTAGGGCATTTAGCCAAATTTATGCTAGATACACTCAAAGTGGCTTAGCTAGTTCATATGCGTTTTATATGCTATTTTTCATCTGTGTTATTATTATATTTTCAAAGGCTATTTTATGA
- a CDS encoding NuoI/complex I 23 kDa subunit family protein, with protein sequence MAIKIKKIERKKMPFLERIYIFYIIAGMARTFKHFIRNLLNTKNIEFLEYPEQKPEDISPRYRGLHRLTKYDNGELKCVACDMCATACPAKCIFIEACEVPNSKEKAPKVFNIDLLECVFCGLCVEACPKDAIRMDSGIFTKVEGSKDSFISDINELSSRKRGEF encoded by the coding sequence ATGGCAATTAAGATTAAGAAGATTGAGCGTAAGAAAATGCCATTTTTAGAGCGAATTTATATATTTTATATCATCGCTGGAATGGCTAGGACTTTTAAGCATTTTATTAGAAATTTGCTAAATACAAAAAATATTGAATTTCTAGAGTATCCAGAGCAAAAGCCAGAGGATATTAGCCCTAGGTATCGTGGTCTTCATAGGCTAACAAAATATGATAATGGAGAGCTAAAGTGCGTTGCGTGCGATATGTGTGCTACGGCTTGTCCTGCTAAGTGTATATTTATAGAAGCTTGTGAAGTACCTAATAGCAAAGAAAAAGCTCCAAAGGTTTTTAATATAGATCTTTTGGAGTGTGTATTTTGTGGGCTTTGCGTGGAGGCTTGTCCTAAAGATGCCATTAGAATGGATAGTGGGATATTTACTAAGGTTGAAGGTAGCAAAGATAGCTTTATTAGCGATATAAATGAGCTTAGTAGTAGAAAAAGGGGAGAGTTTTGA